The following are encoded together in the Acidobacteriota bacterium genome:
- a CDS encoding carboxypeptidase regulatory-like domain-containing protein, translating into MTCPLTPSLRPALAAVLILPFLALPGCGDAASDGTGGGGPPAAEAPPAEPLGTSTIAGAVRFDGDVPELRPLNMDADPACAAKYSGPVYPEILAVDEQAGLANVLVYVADNLPEGPYPPAEPPVIDQQGCRYTPRVAGIMVGQELKVLNSDELLHNVHSLSEVNRPFNRAMPAAIRQATFSFTDEEPAFRIKCDVHPWMSSYLAVFNHPYFAVTGPDGTFEIPGLPAGTYTIEAWHERLGSQRSGVTLLDGLTAMVDLAFTLPE; encoded by the coding sequence ATGACCTGTCCACTGACTCCATCGCTTCGCCCGGCTCTCGCGGCGGTTCTCATCCTGCCCTTCCTCGCACTCCCCGGCTGCGGCGACGCCGCGTCCGACGGAACCGGCGGCGGCGGCCCGCCGGCGGCTGAAGCGCCGCCCGCCGAACCCCTGGGCACGAGCACGATCGCGGGCGCCGTCCGCTTCGACGGCGACGTGCCGGAACTGCGGCCGCTCAACATGGACGCGGACCCGGCCTGCGCCGCCAAGTACTCCGGGCCCGTCTACCCGGAGATCCTCGCGGTCGACGAACAGGCCGGCCTGGCCAACGTCCTCGTCTACGTCGCCGACAACCTTCCGGAAGGGCCCTACCCGCCGGCGGAGCCGCCCGTCATCGATCAGCAGGGTTGCCGCTACACGCCCCGCGTCGCCGGCATCATGGTGGGCCAGGAACTCAAGGTGCTGAACTCCGACGAGCTGCTCCACAACGTCCACTCGCTGTCCGAGGTCAACCGCCCCTTCAACCGGGCCATGCCGGCCGCCATCAGGCAGGCCACCTTCTCGTTCACGGACGAGGAACCCGCATTCCGGATCAAGTGCGACGTCCACCCGTGGATGTCGAGCTACCTCGCCGTCTTCAACCACCCCTACTTCGCCGTCACCGGACCGGACGGCACCTTCGAGATTCCCGGACTCCCGGCGGGCACCTACACCATCGAAGCCTGGCACGAACGCCTCGGCAGCCAACGCTCCGGAGTCACCCTCCTCGACGGCCTGACCGCCATGGTCGATCTCGCGTTCACCCTTCCGGAGTAG